The following are from one region of the Roseofilum casamattae BLCC-M143 genome:
- a CDS encoding transposase, with product VDSLGLVIKVLVAEGNSSERTLASYALCELVEEQPQVLEKVQVIWADSGYSGDKFALGVWLMTQARVEVVKRKSKEFEALPKRWLVERTFGWWNRYYRLSKDYEKLPEVSEAAIYAVMTHLMLRRLAS from the coding sequence TGGTAGATAGCCTGGGATTAGTCATCAAGGTGCTTGTGGCTGAAGGTAACAGTAGCGAGCGCACTTTGGCCAGCTATGCATTATGCGAACTCGTGGAAGAGCAACCACAAGTGTTGGAAAAAGTACAAGTTATCTGGGCAGATTCGGGTTATAGTGGTGATAAATTTGCTTTGGGAGTTTGGTTAATGACTCAGGCCAGAGTAGAAGTGGTGAAGCGTAAAAGTAAAGAATTTGAGGCCTTGCCGAAGAGATGGCTCGTCGAGCGAACATTTGGCTGGTGGAATCGATATTACCGTTTGTCTAAAGATTATGAGAAGTTACCGGAAGTGAGTGAAGCAGCCATTTATGCTGTCATGACCCACCTGATGTTACGTCGTTTGGCTTCCTAA